One stretch of Janibacter limosus DNA includes these proteins:
- a CDS encoding acyl-CoA dehydrogenase: MSAEQTKDPVAEQIRAVLDGRWESIRQQLRADERFPVAQPDLRLGLDEHRQRTLDLVTGLSATELVRATLPESLGGTGDVGASVTGLEMIGHGDLSVFVKAGVQFGLFGGAIANLGTDRHHERYLPGMADLSLPGCFAMTETGHGSDVQSILTTATHDPETDELVIHSPSPAARKDYIGGAARDARLAAVFAQLVVGGENHGVHCVLVPVRDEAGSPLRGVTIGDCGSKMGLLGVDNGRLLFDQVRVPRENLLGRYGDIDEQGRYSSPIESVNRRFFTMLGTLVRGRVTVGAGAGAAARSALTIAVRYGLQRTQFHYPDGEHEVVVMDYRAHQRKLLPRLAKSYALALAQNALVEKLAAINSGEITDEPSQRELEARAAGLKAIITEHATDTIQACREACGGAGYMTLNRFADLKADTDVFTTFEGDNTVLLQLVAKGMLTEYKSDFQELDTRGAILFGARQVTTSVIERTIGGSLIQRLISGAPGKDGDDALLDRGGQLAVFEDRESHLTETLAMRLRRAGDDDADSFAVFNDAQDHLLEAARAHVDRVTLEAFVSAIDEAPQGPGRDLLDQVCDLFVFSTVEANRAWFIEHGRLSSSQSKGVVARVNELCGQLRPHAATLVAGFGIPDAWLTTEMMADLATF, encoded by the coding sequence ATGAGCGCCGAGCAGACCAAGGACCCTGTCGCCGAGCAGATCCGGGCCGTCCTCGACGGCCGGTGGGAGTCCATCAGGCAGCAGCTGCGTGCCGATGAGCGCTTCCCCGTCGCGCAGCCCGACCTGCGACTGGGGCTGGACGAGCACCGCCAACGCACCCTGGACCTCGTCACCGGCCTGAGTGCGACCGAGCTGGTGCGAGCCACCCTCCCGGAGTCCCTCGGGGGCACCGGCGACGTCGGCGCCTCGGTCACCGGTCTGGAGATGATCGGGCACGGCGACCTGTCGGTCTTCGTCAAGGCGGGCGTGCAGTTCGGCCTCTTCGGCGGGGCGATCGCCAACCTCGGCACCGACCGTCACCACGAGCGCTACCTGCCGGGTATGGCAGACCTGTCGCTGCCGGGCTGCTTCGCGATGACCGAGACCGGCCACGGCTCCGACGTGCAGTCGATCCTCACGACCGCGACGCACGACCCGGAGACCGACGAGCTGGTGATCCACTCCCCTTCGCCCGCCGCCCGCAAGGACTACATCGGCGGAGCCGCCCGCGACGCCCGGCTCGCCGCGGTCTTCGCCCAGCTCGTCGTCGGTGGGGAGAACCACGGCGTGCACTGCGTCCTCGTCCCAGTCCGCGACGAGGCGGGCTCCCCCCTTCGCGGTGTGACGATCGGCGACTGCGGCTCCAAGATGGGGCTGCTCGGGGTGGACAACGGCCGGCTCCTCTTCGACCAGGTCCGGGTACCGCGCGAGAACCTGCTGGGCAGGTACGGCGACATCGACGAGCAGGGTCGCTACTCCTCCCCCATCGAGAGCGTCAACCGCCGCTTCTTCACCATGCTCGGCACCCTCGTGCGCGGTCGGGTCACCGTCGGCGCCGGTGCGGGGGCCGCCGCCCGCAGCGCCCTGACGATCGCCGTCCGCTACGGCCTGCAGCGCACCCAGTTCCACTACCCCGACGGGGAGCACGAGGTGGTCGTCATGGACTACCGCGCCCACCAGCGCAAGCTGCTCCCTCGCCTGGCGAAGTCCTATGCGCTGGCCCTCGCGCAGAACGCCCTGGTGGAGAAGCTGGCCGCCATCAACTCGGGTGAGATCACCGACGAGCCCTCCCAGCGCGAGCTCGAGGCCCGCGCGGCCGGGCTCAAGGCGATCATCACCGAGCACGCCACGGACACCATCCAGGCCTGCCGCGAGGCCTGCGGCGGAGCCGGCTACATGACGCTCAACCGGTTCGCCGACCTCAAGGCCGACACCGACGTCTTCACCACCTTCGAGGGCGACAACACGGTCCTGCTGCAGCTCGTGGCCAAGGGCATGCTCACCGAGTACAAGAGCGACTTCCAGGAGCTCGACACCCGCGGCGCGATCCTCTTCGGGGCCCGCCAGGTGACCACGTCGGTCATCGAGCGCACCATCGGCGGCTCGCTCATCCAGCGTCTGATCTCCGGGGCCCCGGGCAAGGACGGCGACGACGCGCTGCTCGACCGTGGTGGGCAGCTGGCCGTCTTCGAGGACCGCGAGTCGCACCTCACCGAGACGCTCGCCATGCGGCTGCGCCGGGCGGGCGACGACGACGCCGACTCCTTCGCGGTCTTCAACGACGCCCAGGACCACCTGCTCGAGGCGGCCCGCGCCCACGTCGACCGGGTCACGCTCGAGGCCTTCGTCAGCGCCATCGACGAGGCACCGCAGGGACCGGGTCGTGACCTGCTCGACCAGGTGTGCGACCTTTTCGTCTTCAGCACCGTCGAGGCCAACCGGGCGTGGTTCATCGAGCACGGCCGGCTCAGCTCCAGCCAGTCGAAGGGAGTCGTGGCCCGGGTCAACGAGCTGTGCGGTCAGCTGCGGCCCCACGCCGCGACGCTCGTCGCCGGCTTCGGCATTCCCGACGCCTGGCTGACGACCGAGATGATGGCGGACCTCGCCACGTTCTGA
- a CDS encoding ABC-F family ATP-binding cassette domain-containing protein, producing MGHVDVAGVRYELSDGRVLLDEVSFRVGEGAKVALVGANGAGKTTLMRIITGELTPHAGAVARTGGLGIMRQHVGAGLGEAPTVADLLMSVSPKAVRDAAAEVDRLELRLMETEDERTQMQYATALSDYGDAGGYDQEVVWDVCTIAALAVPFERCKYRELSTLSGGEQKRLVLEYLLRGPDEVLLLDEPDNYLDVPGKIWMEEQIRACDKTILYISHDRELLANTATRVVTVELGSAGNRVWTHPGDFGSYHEARQERFARFEELRKRWDEERAKLKALVLMYKQKAKYNSDMATRYQSAQTRLARFEAEGPPSEQPREQKVTMRLHGGRTGKRAVVCERLELTDLMQAFDLEVWYGERVAVLGSNGSGKSHFLRLLAAGGTDPEIDNLPVGEAHIAPVAHTGLARLGARVRPGWFVQTHEHPELVGRTLLAILHRGDDHRSGLGREAASRVLDRYELAHQGEQVFESLSGGQQARFQILLLELSGATLLLLDEPTDNLDVESAEALEEGLDAFEGTVLAVTHDRWFARGFDRYLVYGADGRVRETDGPVWDEGRVVRAR from the coding sequence GTGGGACATGTCGACGTGGCCGGTGTCAGGTACGAGCTCTCCGACGGGCGGGTGCTGCTCGACGAGGTCTCCTTCCGCGTCGGCGAGGGCGCCAAGGTCGCGCTCGTGGGGGCCAACGGCGCGGGCAAGACGACCCTGATGCGGATCATCACCGGTGAGCTGACACCGCACGCCGGGGCGGTCGCCCGCACCGGTGGGCTCGGCATCATGCGGCAGCACGTCGGGGCCGGGCTGGGGGAGGCGCCCACCGTCGCCGACCTGCTGATGTCGGTCTCTCCCAAGGCGGTCCGCGACGCCGCCGCCGAGGTCGACCGGCTCGAGCTGCGCCTGATGGAGACCGAGGACGAGCGCACCCAGATGCAGTACGCGACCGCGCTGTCCGACTACGGCGATGCCGGCGGCTACGACCAGGAGGTCGTCTGGGACGTGTGCACCATCGCCGCGCTCGCCGTCCCCTTCGAGCGGTGCAAGTACCGGGAGCTGTCCACGCTCTCCGGTGGTGAGCAGAAGCGGCTCGTGCTCGAGTACCTCCTGCGCGGGCCCGACGAGGTGCTCCTGCTCGACGAGCCGGACAACTACCTCGACGTCCCCGGCAAGATCTGGATGGAGGAGCAGATCCGCGCCTGCGACAAGACGATCCTCTACATCAGCCACGACCGTGAGCTGCTCGCCAACACCGCGACCCGCGTCGTCACGGTCGAGCTCGGCAGCGCCGGCAACCGCGTCTGGACGCACCCGGGCGACTTCGGCAGCTACCACGAGGCCCGTCAGGAGCGTTTCGCCCGCTTCGAGGAGCTGCGCAAGCGCTGGGACGAGGAGCGCGCCAAGCTCAAGGCGCTGGTGCTCATGTACAAGCAGAAGGCCAAGTACAACTCCGACATGGCCACGCGCTACCAGTCCGCGCAGACCCGACTGGCCCGATTCGAGGCCGAGGGGCCGCCGTCCGAGCAGCCGCGCGAGCAGAAGGTGACGATGCGCCTGCACGGCGGCCGCACCGGCAAGCGCGCCGTCGTCTGCGAGCGACTCGAGCTGACCGATCTCATGCAGGCCTTCGACCTGGAGGTCTGGTACGGCGAGCGAGTGGCCGTGCTCGGGTCCAACGGATCGGGCAAGTCGCACTTCCTGCGGCTGCTCGCCGCCGGTGGCACCGACCCCGAGATCGACAACCTCCCGGTCGGGGAGGCGCACATCGCTCCCGTCGCGCACACGGGCCTGGCCCGGCTCGGCGCGCGGGTGCGCCCGGGCTGGTTCGTGCAAACGCACGAGCACCCGGAGCTGGTCGGTCGCACGCTGCTGGCGATCCTGCACCGTGGCGACGACCACCGCTCGGGTCTGGGGCGCGAGGCCGCCAGCCGGGTCCTCGACCGCTACGAGCTGGCCCACCAGGGCGAGCAGGTCTTCGAGTCGCTGTCCGGCGGTCAGCAGGCGCGCTTCCAGATCCTGCTGCTCGAGCTGTCCGGCGCCACGCTGCTCCTCCTCGACGAGCCGACCGACAACCTCGACGTCGAGTCAGCCGAGGCGCTCGAGGAGGGCCTGGACGCCTTCGAGGGGACGGTCCTGGCCGTCACGCACGACCGCTGGTTCGCCCGCGGGTTCGACCGCTACCTCGTCTACGGGGCGGACGGTCGGGTGCGCGAGACCGACGGCCCCGTGTGGGACGAAGGCCGGGTCGTCCGCGCGCGGTGA
- a CDS encoding superinfection immunity protein has protein sequence MTDQKTRVVSAPVAIIVAILTAGYMLPWAIAAVRGTHNAWSVFWINLLLGWTVVGWIIALVMSIKEHRILAVR, from the coding sequence GTGACTGACCAGAAGACGCGCGTCGTCAGCGCTCCCGTGGCGATCATCGTCGCCATCCTCACCGCCGGCTACATGCTGCCGTGGGCCATCGCCGCCGTGCGCGGCACCCACAACGCGTGGTCGGTCTTCTGGATCAACCTGCTCCTGGGCTGGACCGTCGTCGGCTGGATCATCGCCCTGGTCATGTCGATCAAGGAGCACCGCATCCTCGCCGTGCGCTGA
- a CDS encoding PhzF family phenazine biosynthesis protein, which produces MPRTRPFAQVDVFGSQPYRGNPLAVIVDADGLNDEQMQRVALWTNLSETSFVLPPTTSAADYRVSIFTPSRELPFAGHPTLGTAHAWLEHGGVPRAEGRVVQECAAGLIDVRRGEVGLAFAAPPIVREGPVGEADLQIICEGLGIGREAVVSHQWVDNGPGWLAIRLASADDVLALEPDWSRLRGYKLGLVGFHPTGGEALYETRALVGDLAVEDPVTGSLNASIAQWLIGTGEAPQRYTATQGSRVGREGVVTIDGDDDGAVWVGGATTTLVRGTISL; this is translated from the coding sequence ATGCCCCGCACCCGCCCCTTCGCCCAGGTCGACGTCTTCGGCTCGCAGCCCTACCGCGGCAACCCGCTCGCGGTCATCGTCGACGCGGACGGTCTGAACGACGAGCAGATGCAACGCGTCGCACTGTGGACCAACCTCTCCGAGACCTCCTTCGTCCTGCCGCCCACGACCAGCGCCGCGGACTACCGGGTGAGCATCTTCACCCCCTCCCGGGAGCTCCCCTTCGCCGGGCACCCGACGCTCGGCACGGCTCATGCCTGGCTCGAGCACGGTGGTGTCCCTCGTGCGGAGGGCCGCGTGGTGCAGGAGTGCGCTGCGGGCCTGATCGACGTGCGAAGGGGGGAGGTCGGCCTGGCCTTCGCTGCGCCCCCGATCGTGCGTGAGGGGCCCGTCGGCGAGGCCGACCTCCAGATCATCTGCGAGGGGCTGGGGATCGGACGTGAGGCCGTCGTGTCGCACCAGTGGGTCGACAACGGACCCGGCTGGCTGGCGATCCGGCTCGCGAGCGCCGATGACGTGCTGGCTCTCGAGCCGGACTGGTCACGGCTGCGGGGGTACAAGCTGGGGTTGGTCGGGTTCCACCCCACTGGGGGCGAGGCGCTCTACGAGACCCGCGCTCTGGTCGGCGACCTGGCCGTCGAGGACCCGGTCACGGGCAGCCTCAACGCGAGCATCGCCCAGTGGCTGATCGGCACGGGAGAGGCCCCGCAGCGCTACACCGCGACCCAGGGGAGCAGGGTCGGCCGCGAGGGTGTCGTCACCATCGACGGCGACGACGACGGGGCGGTCTGGGTCGGCGGGGCGACCACCACCCTGGTCCGGGGAACCATCAGCCTGTGA
- a CDS encoding cysteine desulfurase family protein, translating to MSDHAAVYLDHNATTPIAREVADAMWPYLTQHFGNPSSASPQGRTARAAVDRAREQVAAVIGAHPDEVVFTSGGTESNNLAIRGSAAVAATHVAVTSAIEHPATAEPLAHLAAQHGWVVQELPVDVECRVRSDEIPSGPVGLGTLILAHNETGALQPMAEFAERIHAAGGVVHADAAQSIGKVPVAVDDLGVDLLSIAGHKLYGPKGVGALYVRRGTPLAPVIRGGGQEGGIRPGTEDVASIVGLGTAADLAAQLLPTEAVRQSALRDLLWDRLGAAVPGLVRVSPVERCLPNTLMVAVPGQVGAQLLESMSGLSASTGSACHAGTHTPSAALLAMGIDHDVALGALRLSLGRSTTRDEIEHAASRIIEAIRGDDAPTG from the coding sequence ATGAGCGACCACGCCGCCGTGTACCTCGACCACAACGCCACGACCCCGATCGCGAGAGAGGTCGCGGACGCGATGTGGCCCTACCTCACGCAGCACTTCGGCAACCCGTCGAGCGCGTCGCCACAGGGCCGCACGGCCCGCGCCGCCGTCGACCGGGCCCGCGAGCAGGTCGCTGCCGTGATCGGGGCGCACCCCGACGAGGTCGTCTTCACCTCCGGAGGCACCGAGTCCAACAACCTGGCCATCCGGGGCAGCGCTGCCGTCGCCGCGACCCACGTGGCGGTGACCTCTGCGATCGAGCACCCAGCGACGGCGGAGCCGTTGGCCCACCTCGCCGCCCAGCACGGATGGGTCGTCCAGGAGCTCCCGGTGGACGTCGAGTGCCGGGTCCGCAGTGACGAGATCCCCTCTGGCCCGGTCGGGTTGGGCACGCTGATCCTGGCGCACAACGAGACCGGCGCTCTCCAGCCGATGGCCGAGTTCGCCGAGCGCATCCACGCGGCCGGTGGCGTGGTGCATGCGGACGCGGCCCAGAGCATCGGCAAGGTCCCGGTCGCGGTCGACGACCTCGGCGTGGACCTGCTGTCCATCGCCGGGCACAAGCTCTACGGACCGAAGGGGGTCGGTGCCCTCTACGTGCGTCGTGGCACGCCGCTCGCGCCGGTGATCCGTGGCGGCGGGCAGGAAGGGGGAATCCGCCCCGGCACCGAGGACGTCGCCAGCATCGTCGGGCTCGGCACTGCCGCCGACCTCGCAGCGCAGCTCCTGCCGACGGAGGCGGTGCGGCAGAGCGCCCTGCGAGACCTGCTGTGGGACCGGCTGGGCGCTGCCGTCCCGGGCCTCGTCCGGGTCTCACCCGTGGAGCGCTGCCTGCCCAACACCCTCATGGTGGCGGTGCCCGGTCAGGTCGGCGCTCAGCTGCTCGAGTCGATGAGCGGCCTGTCGGCCTCCACCGGCAGCGCGTGCCATGCCGGGACCCACACGCCGTCAGCCGCCCTGCTGGCGATGGGGATCGACCACGACGTCGCGCTCGGTGCGCTGCGGCTGAGCCTGGGCAGGTCCACGACGCGCGACGAGATCGAGCACGCGGCGTCGAGGATCATCGAGGCGATCCGGGGTGACGACGCACCGACCGGGTGA
- a CDS encoding 50S ribosomal protein L11 methyltransferase, translating into MDNISWVEDGADRLTGWHSESGAPAPTKVVVAQDALTADTAMRMVRAGTAILWRGDYHNARQLLKALDRRVQRRTARRERGGVTFADHRAVRTERATLLGRLLVELEADHSLDLRRAPDVRAASTAAYGEPSGKVIALTELLGVIGAHQWQAKGVHVPGLGESVHPGYGVFSPVRGEYVDLVVNAPLGDPLPQTAFDLGTGTGVLAVVLARRGIARVVATDINPRAVTSASDNIARLGASEQVTAVEADLFPEGRADLVVCNPPWLPGEPTSALEAGIYDPGSDMLRRYLSGLADHLEPGGEGWLVLSDLAERLGLRTREELLGWVADAGLEVVDRLETVPRHGRASDAKDALHEARRGEITSLWRLAAVTG; encoded by the coding sequence ATGGACAACATCAGCTGGGTCGAGGACGGGGCCGATCGGCTGACCGGGTGGCACTCCGAGAGCGGCGCCCCCGCCCCGACCAAGGTCGTCGTCGCGCAGGACGCCCTGACGGCGGACACGGCGATGCGCATGGTGCGCGCCGGGACCGCGATCCTCTGGCGCGGCGACTACCACAACGCCCGACAGCTGCTCAAGGCCCTGGATCGTCGCGTGCAGCGGCGCACGGCTCGCCGTGAGCGCGGCGGGGTGACCTTCGCCGACCACCGCGCCGTGCGCACCGAGCGCGCCACCCTCCTGGGCCGGCTGCTCGTCGAGCTCGAGGCGGACCACTCGCTCGACCTGCGCCGCGCCCCTGACGTGCGTGCCGCGTCCACCGCCGCCTACGGCGAGCCGAGCGGCAAGGTCATCGCCCTCACCGAGCTCCTCGGGGTCATCGGTGCCCACCAGTGGCAGGCGAAGGGGGTGCACGTCCCGGGGCTGGGGGAGAGCGTCCACCCCGGCTACGGCGTCTTCTCGCCCGTGCGGGGCGAGTACGTCGACCTCGTCGTCAACGCGCCCCTGGGCGACCCGCTCCCGCAGACCGCCTTCGACCTCGGCACGGGCACCGGTGTCCTGGCGGTCGTCCTGGCTCGGCGAGGCATCGCCCGGGTCGTGGCCACCGACATCAACCCGAGGGCCGTCACGAGCGCGAGCGACAACATCGCCAGGCTCGGCGCCTCGGAGCAGGTGACCGCGGTCGAGGCGGACCTCTTCCCCGAGGGCCGCGCCGACCTCGTCGTGTGCAACCCGCCGTGGCTGCCGGGCGAGCCGACCTCCGCCCTCGAGGCGGGCATCTACGACCCGGGGTCCGACATGCTCCGGCGCTATCTCAGCGGTCTCGCCGACCACCTCGAGCCGGGCGGCGAGGGCTGGCTGGTCCTCTCCGACCTCGCCGAGCGACTCGGGCTGCGCACGCGTGAGGAGCTGCTCGGCTGGGTCGCCGATGCCGGGCTGGAGGTCGTCGACCGCCTCGAGACCGTGCCGCGCCACGGGCGGGCGAGCGATGCCAAGGACGCGCTCCACGAGGCCCGCCGTGGGGAGATCACCTCGCTGTGGCGGCTGGCCGCAGTCACGGGCTGA
- a CDS encoding COG4705 family protein: MRTDTAPSIPDVRTRAMLNKVPEITIWFWIIKILCTTVGESFADWINMTLGVGLVNTSLIFTVVLVVVLGVQLRLRRYVPAAYWLTVVVVSITGTLYTDILTDSRGVPLVVSTTVFSAVLAVVFGVWFMRERTLSIHSITSTPREAFYWLAVLVTFALGTAAGDWTLDLTGWGPGMSVLLPTALIAITVVGWRLGGQPVLAFWLAYILTRPLGANIGDWLATPRSEQGLGLGTALTSIIFLVAIAATVVWLSWSHADVTPASEPAGVGVHGRSRTRERLVLAGYAVAALAAALLLHHTSQQPHAAAAAEGESSSAAAASIHLTPAQTVKHFPKGDIGRLERVVTTTRSAVAAGDHKAATTSAKTLETTWDADQPRLQPKDGQAWTLLDGQIDGVLQSVRAPSPDTAAETAALDTLLTSLRG; this comes from the coding sequence ATGAGAACTGACACAGCACCCTCGATACCCGACGTCCGGACCCGAGCAATGCTCAACAAGGTCCCCGAGATCACCATCTGGTTCTGGATCATCAAGATCCTGTGCACGACGGTGGGCGAGAGCTTCGCGGACTGGATCAACATGACGCTCGGGGTGGGGTTGGTCAACACCTCCCTGATCTTCACCGTCGTCCTGGTCGTCGTGCTCGGTGTCCAGCTGCGACTGCGGCGCTATGTGCCTGCTGCCTATTGGCTCACCGTCGTCGTCGTCAGCATCACGGGCACCCTCTACACCGACATCCTCACCGACAGTCGCGGCGTGCCGCTCGTGGTGAGCACCACGGTCTTCTCGGCCGTGCTCGCGGTGGTCTTCGGGGTCTGGTTCATGCGGGAGCGGACCCTGTCGATCCACAGCATCACCTCGACACCCCGTGAGGCCTTCTACTGGCTGGCGGTCCTCGTGACCTTCGCCCTGGGTACGGCCGCCGGTGACTGGACGCTCGACCTGACCGGCTGGGGACCCGGCATGTCGGTCCTCCTGCCCACCGCCCTCATCGCGATCACCGTCGTGGGGTGGCGACTGGGTGGGCAGCCCGTCCTCGCCTTCTGGCTGGCCTACATCCTCACCCGTCCGCTGGGCGCCAACATCGGCGACTGGCTGGCCACCCCCCGCTCGGAGCAGGGTCTGGGTCTGGGGACCGCGCTGACGAGCATCATCTTCCTCGTGGCCATCGCGGCGACCGTGGTCTGGCTCAGCTGGTCGCACGCCGACGTGACGCCGGCGTCCGAGCCGGCAGGGGTCGGCGTGCACGGTCGCAGCCGCACCCGGGAGCGGTTGGTCCTGGCCGGGTACGCGGTGGCGGCGCTCGCCGCGGCGCTCCTGCTCCACCACACCTCGCAGCAGCCGCACGCCGCCGCGGCGGCAGAGGGCGAGAGCAGCTCCGCGGCCGCAGCGAGCATCCACCTCACCCCGGCCCAGACCGTCAAGCACTTCCCGAAGGGAGACATCGGCCGGCTCGAGCGCGTGGTCACGACGACCCGCTCGGCAGTGGCCGCGGGCGATCACAAGGCGGCAACTACGTCGGCCAAGACCCTCGAGACGACGTGGGACGCCGACCAGCCCCGACTGCAGCCCAAGGACGGCCAGGCCTGGACCCTCCTCGACGGCCAGATCGACGGCGTCCTGCAGAGCGTGCGGGCGCCGTCACCCGACACGGCGGCCGAGACAGCCGCGCTGGACACCCTGCTGACCTCGCTCCGGGGCTGA
- a CDS encoding DedA family protein: protein MTSTLTSVLTDLGPLAVLVLAAVIFAETGLLIGFFLPGDSLLFTAGVLVASHVLPVPLVVVVLASWVAAALGDQLAYRIGAGLGGRLYAKGGSRWMPLRHVEAARDFFDRHGHKAVVLARFVPLVRTFTPVVAGAAQMPRRRFTAYNVAGGLLWTASMLVGGYFLGGIPFIAAHVEMVTLAIVGLSLVPAGIALLRARRSGGRPAGPTATSEPTSDQVDGGLAEESSRA from the coding sequence ATGACCTCCACCCTGACCTCAGTCCTCACCGATCTCGGGCCGCTCGCCGTGCTCGTGCTCGCGGCGGTGATCTTCGCCGAGACCGGACTGCTCATCGGCTTCTTCCTGCCGGGCGACTCCCTCCTCTTCACCGCAGGGGTGCTCGTCGCCTCGCACGTCCTGCCGGTCCCGCTGGTCGTGGTCGTCCTCGCCAGCTGGGTGGCCGCAGCCCTCGGCGACCAGCTCGCCTATCGCATCGGCGCCGGGTTGGGCGGTCGGCTCTACGCGAAGGGAGGTTCCCGCTGGATGCCCCTGCGGCACGTCGAGGCGGCGCGGGACTTCTTCGACCGTCACGGCCACAAGGCCGTCGTGCTCGCGAGGTTCGTCCCGCTCGTGCGCACCTTCACCCCCGTCGTGGCCGGCGCGGCGCAGATGCCCCGCCGACGCTTCACGGCCTACAACGTCGCGGGCGGGCTGCTCTGGACGGCCAGCATGCTGGTCGGTGGCTACTTCCTCGGTGGGATCCCCTTCATCGCGGCCCACGTCGAGATGGTGACCCTCGCGATCGTCGGCCTGTCCCTGGTGCCCGCAGGCATCGCGCTGCTGCGGGCTCGTCGCTCGGGTGGTCGGCCCGCCGGCCCGACGGCGACGTCGGAGCCGACATCCGATCAGGTGGATGGCGGGCTCGCCGAGGAATCCTCCCGGGCATGA
- a CDS encoding response regulator transcription factor, with translation MLTIGVCEDQESIRTILARGLRHAGYEVTLAHDGGEALRRFAPDQDISVIIMDIGLPDADGRDVVQALKSAGQQAPVLFLTALGTPHDHLAGFAVGADDYVAKPFDLKVLLARVAVLTRRGPVNLASGTGLELDPVTHSVRAKGGDVRLSPTEFRMLAAITSHPGEVVRRRSVVAAAWPDGAIVTDNTVDSFIRRLRSKLESIDSPTEIETVRGVGFTMTPVEA, from the coding sequence ATGCTGACGATCGGTGTGTGCGAGGACCAGGAGTCGATCCGCACGATCCTCGCGCGCGGGCTGCGGCACGCGGGGTACGAGGTCACCCTCGCCCACGACGGCGGCGAGGCCCTGCGACGGTTTGCCCCGGACCAGGACATCAGCGTCATCATCATGGACATCGGGCTGCCCGACGCCGACGGTCGCGATGTCGTCCAGGCGCTCAAGTCGGCCGGTCAGCAGGCTCCCGTGCTCTTCCTGACCGCGCTCGGGACGCCCCACGACCACCTGGCCGGGTTCGCCGTCGGGGCGGACGACTACGTCGCCAAGCCCTTCGACCTGAAGGTCCTGCTGGCCCGCGTCGCGGTCCTGACCCGCCGCGGTCCGGTCAACCTCGCGTCCGGTACCGGGCTCGAGCTCGACCCCGTGACCCACTCCGTGCGGGCGAAGGGGGGCGACGTGCGCCTGAGCCCCACCGAGTTCCGCATGCTCGCCGCGATCACCAGCCACCCCGGCGAGGTCGTGCGCCGGCGCAGCGTGGTCGCGGCCGCGTGGCCCGACGGTGCGATCGTCACCGACAACACGGTCGACTCCTTCATCCGTCGCCTGCGCAGCAAGCTGGAGTCGATCGACTCGCCCACGGAGATCGAGACCGTGCGCGGGGTCGGCTTCACGATGACCCCGGTGGAGGCCTGA